aaaaaaatattcatttataattcCTATTTAATGAAGTTATACATTTTGGCCTCGTAATTcatttctttgtatttaaattcttgataaaaagagaagagaaggggtcACTAGAAAAGACGTGAGAGAAAATGCCATTTTGCCCGATTTTGACCATGAAAAAAGTTGGTTTTTGTATCAATGaatcttatttaattagagaaatTTTATTGAGGTGTTCATTGACCTTTATCATGCTTGGGCTCAGGAAGTATTTAAGCCTCGGGTTGATTTTTGagctttttaacttttttttgctaatttgaAGCCGTAAATGGGTTTAGTTAGGTCATTAgggtgttttattttatttgttttttggtttttgtgggTTGAAAATAGTTGAGAATATGGTTTTTTGAGTTCAAAAAGTTGGTGACCTGACTTTTCCGGACACCTAAGATAGTTGAAGGTAAAATTAAAGGATAAGTGACATCTACTTACCTTTCCAGATGACATGTTGCctgattcattaaaaaaaagttgggcAAACCATATATTGCCCTCAGCcaagccaaaaaaatataaaaagaagggAATAAGTGAGTGAGGTTGGCATTGGAAACCCCCTCACTTATCTTACCTGAGCTCCGGAAATATTTGAGGTTCAAGTtgattttaagtgttttaactattttttagattttgaagcCATAAGTGGGTTTAGTTAGGTTactattgtgtgtgtgtgtgtgtgttttttttttaatgggtttaaaATGGTTGGGAATGGGGTTTTTTGGGTTCAAAAAGTCAGTGACTAGACTTTTTAGGGCTCCTAAGGTGGTTGATGGTATAACCAGAGGATAAGCGACATCGTCtggttgattaaaaataaaaaaaaatgagctgaTCATACATTGCCCCCTCAAccaagaggggaaaaaaaaagaggactaaGTGAGTGAGTTTCGCCTTGAAACCCACACCTCTCTACCCTAGATTTTTGGCTCGAAGTTGTCAATGAGACCcagtttcttgaaaaaaaatttaagagctttgttgttgttgttaataaattttatttaaatataataaatatttttttaaaaaacttattccaTTAAATACCCTTCGCTTCTCACACCTTGTTTATATTATCtaacattctttttatatgtcaatatgtgattttttttctttgattttaagctaaattaattatatctaaataaataacattatgTTTGAGATATTATTTCATTAGGTATCAatcactttaatttttattttcaaatgagattcttgctattttttccaatttctattttcaaaatagttGAGATAATTGCTTTTCTTACGGgacataattttattcatttgtaattaaataaaacatttgttTAGCTCATTATGTGTCATgatcagatattttaatatgcatctttattttattttactgacTCAATATTTggttagttttataatttttcttaacatttattAATACATGTTATTCtcagtttattttattaaacacacatattgtttgcaatttttttttttaatggtgttaAACAAGTTGTCAATgcttatattattttagcatTGCTAAGGGAAATTGATCTCGACCCGCCCATGGGCAAGTGACTAGTTTTGATCTAAGAAATTTGTTGTCATTTATACTAGTTAGTTGCATGCTCATAGCCATGAGAAAAGTTTTGACaattgattagtatttaaaagtgcatgtttatcaaggttttatatcatcattttgcacttaaagtatcaataactccttaactaaagcatgttttataataacaagtttgatgctataagataccttaatttatggtaaatgctcatcttaaatgcaggcttatcacataaataaaaggattgattgatgagtttaagtattgaaagtgaaaggacaaagagatggccaaacgtagaaaagagatgctggtgcagtccaaaccggaacattgctcggtaattggatcatatctggagctctagatctcggatttaggtccattttatatggatggaaaggtaagacataggcctataactttcataggagcccaagatttaaaaaggccgttttgaagtccaaattgtaggaacaacgaagaagtccgaatctatcctgcagcccagacactgttcagtgttcagcccatatcttgagttctagaagtccaaatgacctcatcttttttttgttggaaagctgagacaatttcctagaactttcctGAGGATTctatgcaaattatgatgttatcaatgacgtcttgttcagacaagaagataagaattatcacaaagtcaagatgtggccacccactcatcaattagtcaacaaatcaatagtttcaaattttgcctataaaaggaggcatttaccatgtattgaggcatcttggtgttcaaatcaagatcatgctcttgctttctctctttgtattgcttatgttttgtttttattaatatcaagtttatgcacttcatttcctttcttttatttagttaacttctttctcattttatgTTCTATTcttattcatttatgtttctttctttcattatgtttagctaagtgaattatgtcaaggtaaaaagggtacactaatggtgtaagaataagtataatataaactcaacatggaccttagtgttggatactaacatgttttatatttgttatcttgttcacttttaatactttgcctgttaaatggttaatctagatttatattgtataacacttggtacaacaaatacttggcactttcatagcccatactatatggtataaccgacacctgagctatgaaaggaacttgatttgttgttaacataagttataatcatgaatgcctgacaacatttacagtattagcattatttgaataagataattaatgtaatcatgttaacaatttataatctgattggaacctcctttatatgtggtctctaattgagtaataagagtttatattatacttgtgtgaactaccattagtggattctctaaccttgacatttgtttttattattgtttaatccttacatcaatcttacctctcaaagctctctttattattactactactactattattatttacattcttgttatattatatgtacgttaagtatgctctgtgtttgatcaaggatcctgacattgttggtcttgccttgttcattcgcatcagaaatctgtttatattatacaatatatctctttgatctttttataaactcagtatataggctgaaaacctgtgacccaatcttttagaccattctcaggtataacaatgccacgtactgagtattattattattacttttaatattactattattattgttgttgttgttgtagtattgttatttataatttatacaattaatctctctgtggttcgatcccggtcttgtcgggttatttattacttcgacactcctgcacttgggagaagacatcaagcttttaatCGTGTCAATAATGTTATAAAACCCAACCTGATGGGTTAACATAGCATTTTGCAACCTAGGCTTTGGACCATGTCatgttacaaaataaattaagtgaGAGTTACTAGATTCGAATGTGTCGATTTAGGGAATAACCTACAACTCAGTCAACCTTGTAAAAAtctgatttgattaaaaaagtaaaaaataacgttgatttaacaatttaattttttaaaaatattaaaacaataattatttggATTGATTCAAGTTAATCTACCTAACTTGTATTCCAAGTCATAAGCTTGATCGAGTTTAATAAATgagctttttaaaatttattttttatttaattatactataaaaaaggaattcacaggaaagaaacacaaataaaaatatagaagatctattttttctcattgaaattatatatttttttcttatcaatgtaattttatttatttattttgacaacataagaattttgttttttttaagaaattatagcATAGTTCATTGAatagaaacaaattaaagaaagtccggaaaaagtataatgatttgaataaaaaaagaaaaaaaggtgtacacttttaataaaaatataattttttattacacgttttttttttgtatttttgatgaaaacatgttttatttataagaaacattatttttttaagaaaacaatagtaaaagaaagtttcaattaacaaattatgaataaatCATCTCTCCCCAATGAGATGAAAAAATATGAGtacaataaatttgaaaaaattatataagaaaatataataaaaaagattaatacgaaagaataaaaatttattcatatttaattttaattagcaaattattttaaaaattatacatatcatactaatatataattatccaTAAAGCAATCAATAatgttatcataaaaaaaaaaactaattttcttatgaacaattacatattttttattagcaacatgttttttttgcataaaaaaccacggaagactaaaataaaattttgttaagAATTCTAATAATGGAAAATGTATATCTTCAATTTAAACTACATTTCTTTATCAAAGCATATCTTTAATGTTTTAAtgaaagcatgttttttttaatattaaacaccattttttaaataaaaacctatcataatctcaaaattaagatttgataaaaaaaaaatattaaaataattttttgataatttgtaCTTAgtcacatgaaaaataataataattaaagtgataaaatcatgtcaaaaagtatattaaaaataaaatttggataAGATtggtgatttaaaaatataaaaaaattacacaataagaaaaataaaattataatgatcCCAACTTTGTATCTAGTTTCTATAAAAGAAAGTCTTTTCACGATAACAATTATTTCTAGCcaggaaaggaagaaaaaaaaagattcttaCTTAATTTTGTCAAGGTAATCTCaaggttaatttttatttatttttattttttttatataaattttcatttatagaACCGATAAATTAATTTCCTTCAAATTTTGATGAGAAATTGAATTGAACTTATGTAGTAGGTGGGGGAGGTGGTTAAAGCTAGGTCCAAAGCCCCCGTATTGCGCTCTAAACATGTATcgagtagaattttttttttttaattaataatattttcatatttttaaattattttaatatatttttgataaaaaaaaccattttaaataacaacaactaCAACACTTTTAAATACCCCTTAAACCTATAACTAACATTCATCAAAGAGAAGCATATGCCCACCCACCTCTCCACTcaaattcacattttttttaatttttttacagtcAACAACatttctcaatcaatttttatatatcaagataaaaattactcttttttttgggTTCGAAGAAGAAGATTCACAgcaaatttattataaacatatcctGTTGACCAACATCTTGCATCTTTTTTTCCTATTCGCTCATGCTTCACCAAACCTCTCTTTTCCCACCCAATCAATCAACGAATCACAACCGTCTATTGTGGACCCATAAACAAAGAACGGCCGAGATGGTTTAATGATGTTCCAGATTGGAAACCCATTCAAGACCGCGCTCGTAACCAACCCCCGTCTCTCACCTACCCCGTTTAAGACAATGGACAAGGTTACtatagtttttgaaattatattaaaataatatatttttttttatttttttaaaatttatttattataaattatttttttaatatttttatatcattttcatatattaatattaaaaaaaatttaaaaataaaaaatattacttcgAATACGTTttcgaaaacaaaaatattttgaaagaacAACAGCCGGCATGCTACTAAACGGGCCTCTATAAAAAGAATCATTCAGAATCCTCCACTACTAAACGCCTCCTTGAATATTCACTCATGGCTGCTACTTCAACTTCAACCAGTTATCGTCTTGGTTTCCGACTCCACCACCAACCCGCACCCTGTTCAGGTTCTCACCCTCAAACCTCCGGAGCCGTGTCCTTTCTTTCAGGGTCTCACAATTTCTCCTTCAAGTAAATTTCTTTCACTTTCCAATCAATTCTGCAACTATTTATCATTGTATTACTAATGGGTTTTCTCAAGATTTTCAACCTGAATGTTAACGATAATTGTGTTTTAGCAACTTGCTGATGaagggtttgttttgttttcgtcATTGGTTGCTATTGATTATTAATAAAGCTAGCTTCTTTCTACAAGGCAATGTGTACTGTTCTGATATGAAATTTCAAAGCTTGCCATTTTTGTTTCTCTGTTTGTGTGTTTCTTATGTTGGCAATAGTATACCACAATTGTTTTCTGACCACTAATAATGTATTATACTTGATAGATCGCTGGAGACTACTAGACGATCACAGTTGTCTAGAATAAGTGTAGTTGTGAAGGCAGAAAGTAGGTCTGAAGAGATGCAACTCGATATTTCTTTGAGTCCAAGGGTGAATGCTGTAAAACCTTCGAAGACAGTGGCCATAACGGACCAGGCTACTGCGCTTGTACAAGCTGGGGTTCCTGTTATTCGTTTGGCTGCTGGAGAGCCTGATTTTGATACACCGGTTGTAATAGCAGAGgtgattccttttcttttctattttcgtTTTCCAGTTGGAGTTCAGTGCATATCTTTTCTATGCCTTAAAGTGTATGCCTGTGCTTAAACCGATGTtaattgtttggtttttttttttggctgtgGAAACGTTAGGCTGGAATAAATGCAATTCGCGAAGGTTTCACAAGGTATACTCCAAATGCTGGTACACAGGAGCTTCGAGTTGCAATTTGTCATAAGCTGAagggtaaatatatatattttcagtaaTTTTGTGTTTGCAACCTAGTTGGTATGCTTGGGGCATTTCCAGCATGGAATTTATTacagttttttgaataaattatctcttaatttttggcAGAGGAGAACGGTATCTCTTATACACCTGACCAAATTTTAGTTAGCAATGGTGCCAAGCAGAGTATATACCAAGCAATGCTTGCAGTTTGCTCTCCTGGCGATGAGGTAaagttttttatgtcaaaataattaGGATTATGGTGCTATCTGCATTTCTGCTGCCAACTAAATGGTACCAGAATTGTTGCATTCCTACATTTGAGTGTTGGCTTTGTGTAGCATTTAGGAACTGTTTTTGTAACTCTGGATTAAAGTAATGGTTAATTGAATATAGAGCTATGGTTCTCTGCATTTTATACGATTGAGGTAAAAAAACCATCCAGCCAAAGCTAGAGTGCGTATGCAGTGTAAATTCATAGCTAAAAAACACAGATGATAGAAAGCAAGAGAAGAGATCTTGATGTGTAGAAAGAAATAgctatgtttatatattttgcaCAATTGTATATATTTTCATTCAGGCAATCAAAGTCGTGTTCTAATGGAATTCAGTAGGAGATCATTATCATTGAAGTTGTTTAATCTCTGAAGGTAGCTCGTGTTCATAAAAAATACCTTACCCTCAGGTTATTATTCCTGCACCATTTTGGGTGAGTTACCCAGAAATGGCGAGGCTGGCTGATGCAACCCCAGTGATTCTTCCAACATCAATCTCTGAAAATTTTCTCTTGGATCCAAAGCTACTTGAATCAAAACTGAGTGAAAAGTCAAGGCTGTTGATTCTTTGTTCTCCATCTAACCCAACAGGATCAGTTTATTCCAAGAAATTGCTTGAAGAGATTGCACGGATCGTAGCAAAACATCCTAGGCTTCTGGTATGATTAATCAAACCCTAATTTCAAGTTCTATGGTTTCCTGATATTTAAATGCTGAATTTCTTTGGTATTGCACTCAGGTCTTGTCTGATGAGATATACGAACACATAATATATGCACCTGCTACTCACATAAGCTTTGCATCTTTGCCCGGCATGTGGGAAAGGACTTTGACAGTGAACGGATTTTCTAAGGTAACTTAACCTTACATCTGGTTATCAGTCTTAGATATCTACTATCtcaataatatgatatttcatgtataattttgatatggCTGTGATTTTGAATAAAACCCAAAGTAGTTTGTCTCATTGAGTAGATTAACATTTAGAAAGCGCGAAATTTGCAGGCCTTTGCAATGACTGGTTGGAGACTGGGGTATATTGCTGGTCCCAAGCACTTTGTTGCAGCATGTAATAAGATACAGAGTCAGGTATTGTATCACACCACTTTCCAGGATGAATTGAGTCCATCATGCATGCtttgaagttttcttttatcttaAAGCATCACTGGCTATTCTTGCGAACAGTTTTCCAATATTTTACCTGTTTGTAAATCATGTTTTAAGCTGTTAGAtttcaaaatttcttttgtCGCATTGATTCCTTTACCTTCCA
This Populus alba chromosome 7, ASM523922v2, whole genome shotgun sequence DNA region includes the following protein-coding sequences:
- the LOC118043552 gene encoding bifunctional aspartate aminotransferase and glutamate/aspartate-prephenate aminotransferase, whose product is MAATSTSTSYRLGFRLHHQPAPCSGSHPQTSGAVSFLSGSHNFSFKSLETTRRSQLSRISVVVKAESRSEEMQLDISLSPRVNAVKPSKTVAITDQATALVQAGVPVIRLAAGEPDFDTPVVIAEAGINAIREGFTRYTPNAGTQELRVAICHKLKEENGISYTPDQILVSNGAKQSIYQAMLAVCSPGDEVIIPAPFWVSYPEMARLADATPVILPTSISENFLLDPKLLESKLSEKSRLLILCSPSNPTGSVYSKKLLEEIARIVAKHPRLLVLSDEIYEHIIYAPATHISFASLPGMWERTLTVNGFSKAFAMTGWRLGYIAGPKHFVAACNKIQSQFTSGASSVSQKAGVAALGLGYAGGEAVSTMVKAFMERRDFLIKSFGEMEGVRMSEPQGAFYLFIDVSSYYGTEAEGFGKIGDSDSLCRYLLDQAQVALVPGVAFGDDSCIRISYAASLTTLQEAVERIKKALLPLKSAVPV